The Streptosporangiales bacterium genome has a segment encoding these proteins:
- a CDS encoding tetratricopeptide repeat protein has translation MEDYFTALDLPRDAPVVAIDARIKQEIRTWQKRTTNPDLGRRQEAERRLRLLAEARDVLLDDERRAAHLAGLPDPGVPPRQQPATPPLAAPRTPAGSPAGDWLTQARAYLDQGDHASALYAAREARNADGRSAEAWNLLARANMGMGNHRDALGDARRAADLEPRNPEYYFDQGRVHEELGQLDDALRCYEVATKLDPGADEPRLAMAGVVAQGDRPERALPALEDLYERAGDNVGVGLVLAGCLARTAEHVPRERTQEGFRITSAEEVDAMERLLFRARQVTADPEVLHYVAGLEGQVRWAKDRHIRTLDRAGGCGLAVAGAAALVAVIVGFWFLSSPSAVKAVVLLLSLGAVAGYVWWAWLPGWKLNKTQRRQP, from the coding sequence GTGGAGGACTACTTCACGGCGCTCGACCTGCCCCGCGACGCCCCGGTGGTGGCGATCGACGCGAGGATCAAGCAGGAGATCCGCACCTGGCAGAAGCGCACCACCAACCCCGACCTCGGTCGCCGGCAGGAGGCGGAACGCCGGCTGCGCCTGCTCGCGGAGGCGCGCGACGTCCTGCTCGACGACGAGCGGCGCGCCGCCCACCTGGCCGGTCTCCCCGACCCCGGCGTCCCACCGCGGCAGCAGCCGGCGACCCCGCCACTGGCGGCGCCCCGCACGCCTGCGGGATCACCCGCGGGCGACTGGCTCACCCAGGCGCGCGCGTACCTCGACCAGGGCGACCACGCGTCCGCGCTGTACGCGGCGCGCGAGGCGCGCAACGCCGACGGGCGTTCCGCCGAGGCCTGGAACCTGCTCGCCCGCGCCAACATGGGCATGGGCAACCACCGCGACGCGCTGGGCGACGCCCGCCGCGCCGCCGACCTGGAGCCGCGCAACCCCGAGTACTACTTCGACCAGGGCCGCGTCCACGAGGAGCTCGGCCAGCTCGACGACGCGCTGCGCTGCTACGAGGTCGCCACGAAGCTCGACCCGGGGGCGGACGAGCCCCGGCTCGCCATGGCGGGCGTCGTCGCGCAGGGCGACCGGCCGGAACGCGCACTGCCCGCGCTCGAGGACCTCTACGAGCGCGCCGGCGACAACGTCGGCGTCGGGCTGGTGCTCGCCGGCTGCCTGGCGCGCACGGCCGAGCACGTGCCGCGCGAGCGCACGCAGGAGGGTTTCCGCATCACCTCCGCCGAGGAGGTCGACGCGATGGAACGCCTGCTGTTCCGCGCGCGACAGGTCACGGCCGACCCCGAGGTGCTGCACTACGTCGCCGGTCTCGAGGGCCAGGTGCGGTGGGCGAAGGACCGCCACATCCGCACGCTCGACCGGGCCGGCGGGTGCGGCCTCGCGGTCGCCGGAGCGGCGGCGCTGGTCGCGGTGATCGTGGGCTTCTGGTTCCTCAGCTCCCCGTCCGCGGTCAAGGCCGTCGTGCTACTGCTGTCCCTCGGCGCGGTCGCCGGCTACGTCTGGTGGGCGTGGCTGCCCGGCTGGAAGCTCAACAAGACCCAAC
- a CDS encoding creatininase family protein, whose amino-acid sequence MSWPQVRAVLDAGMRTALFAVGSTEQHGPHLPLQTDALLGEAIVTALAPRLPGTVLAPTIPVGVSPHHMAFPGTVTLDVATFQGVVERCVESLAVHGFTTVLVVPSHGGNFAPLRELEERTGGTIGGARFVPYTDLLEFVGVLEAVGQDDGIPPEVSGSHAGESETSLVLALRPDLVDMDAAVAGFDRRLDDATAARLFAHGTDALSPVGVLGDARPATAERGHRYLEALVGLLQRFFEDALRG is encoded by the coding sequence ATGTCGTGGCCGCAGGTGCGGGCCGTACTCGACGCGGGCATGCGCACCGCCCTGTTCGCCGTCGGGTCGACCGAGCAACATGGTCCGCACCTGCCGCTGCAGACCGACGCGCTCCTCGGCGAGGCGATCGTCACCGCGCTGGCGCCGCGGCTGCCCGGCACCGTGCTCGCGCCGACGATCCCCGTCGGCGTCTCCCCGCACCATATGGCGTTCCCCGGCACCGTCACGCTCGATGTCGCGACGTTCCAGGGCGTGGTCGAGCGTTGCGTCGAGAGCCTCGCGGTCCACGGCTTCACCACGGTGCTCGTCGTGCCGAGCCACGGCGGCAACTTCGCGCCGCTGCGGGAGCTGGAGGAGCGCACCGGCGGCACGATCGGCGGCGCGCGCTTCGTCCCGTACACCGACCTGCTGGAGTTCGTCGGGGTGCTCGAGGCGGTCGGCCAGGACGACGGCATCCCGCCGGAGGTCAGCGGGTCGCACGCGGGTGAGTCGGAGACGTCCCTCGTCCTCGCCCTGCGGCCCGACCTCGTCGACATGGACGCCGCGGTCGCGGGGTTCGACCGCCGGCTCGACGACGCGACCGCGGCCCGGCTCTTCGCGCACGGCACCGACGCGCTGTCGCCCGTGGGCGTGCTCGGCGACGCCCGCCCGGCCACGGCGGAGCGGGGACACCGCTACCTCGAGGCACTCGTCGGCCTCCTGCAGCGGTTCTTCGAGGACGCCCTCCGCGGCTGA
- a CDS encoding aminotransferase class V-fold PLP-dependent enzyme — MNDKITPSSEEATYPASPSRLSRRGLLGMLGAGAATVGGGLAFPTNALAAPPRTGTSAELVGRAADDAYWRRVRRLFTLSKDSTFMNVGTVGSPPREVLAVYDETNREVARGAVSAYSGFDDVRAHAADSFGCDPDEVALSHNTSDGLSKVLAGLDLREGDEILTTNHEHGGGLVPMALLQNRHGVVVRKVAVPVGNDQRAEDYVELFRQAIGPRTKVMLFSAPTYKTGTMLPIRMLAELAQEHGLTSVVDAAHVPGMMAYEYRALGVDFIAGSCAKWQCGPAATGLIYIRNKVLPEHNPNPLPAFWPVVSSSYPQEGGMPPRSETGEASYDIGLYLTSVGNGSLATMTALDATYTVWERIGRKRVETYVVGLADRLKRKAAERWGVKALYSPMDDDRLTCALTSFNPFQNPADITDEAKSTRLVERVRDEYGYTLRNVGFDVIGSDKQHFPVRISTHLFHNADDVDGVVAAVWKVSKSLA, encoded by the coding sequence GTGAACGACAAGATCACGCCCTCGTCCGAGGAAGCCACCTACCCGGCGTCTCCGTCCAGGCTGTCTCGTCGCGGGCTGCTCGGCATGCTCGGCGCGGGAGCCGCCACCGTGGGCGGCGGGCTCGCCTTCCCGACCAACGCGCTCGCCGCGCCGCCACGTACGGGCACGTCGGCCGAGCTCGTCGGCCGCGCCGCGGACGACGCGTACTGGCGGCGGGTGCGCAGGCTCTTCACGTTGAGCAAGGACTCGACGTTCATGAACGTCGGCACCGTCGGCTCCCCGCCGCGCGAGGTCCTCGCGGTGTACGACGAGACCAACCGCGAGGTCGCGCGTGGAGCGGTGTCGGCGTACTCGGGGTTCGACGACGTGCGCGCGCACGCGGCCGACAGCTTCGGCTGCGATCCCGACGAGGTCGCGCTCTCGCACAACACCAGCGACGGGCTGTCGAAGGTGCTCGCGGGGCTCGACCTGCGCGAGGGCGACGAGATCCTCACCACGAACCACGAGCACGGCGGCGGACTCGTCCCGATGGCACTCCTCCAGAACCGGCACGGCGTGGTCGTCAGGAAGGTCGCGGTGCCGGTTGGCAACGACCAGCGTGCCGAGGACTATGTGGAGCTGTTCCGGCAGGCGATCGGGCCACGCACCAAGGTCATGCTGTTCTCCGCGCCGACGTACAAGACCGGCACGATGCTCCCGATCAGGATGCTCGCGGAGCTGGCCCAGGAGCACGGCCTCACCTCCGTCGTCGACGCCGCGCACGTGCCCGGCATGATGGCGTACGAGTACCGCGCGCTCGGCGTCGACTTCATCGCCGGCTCCTGCGCCAAGTGGCAGTGCGGTCCGGCGGCCACCGGCCTCATCTACATCCGCAACAAGGTGCTGCCCGAGCACAACCCCAACCCGCTACCCGCGTTCTGGCCGGTCGTCTCCAGCTCGTACCCGCAGGAGGGCGGCATGCCGCCGCGCTCGGAGACTGGCGAGGCGAGCTACGACATCGGCCTCTACCTCACCTCCGTCGGCAACGGGAGCCTGGCCACGATGACCGCGCTCGACGCGACGTACACGGTGTGGGAGCGCATCGGCCGTAAGCGCGTCGAGACGTACGTGGTCGGGCTCGCCGACCGGCTCAAGCGCAAGGCCGCCGAGCGGTGGGGGGTGAAGGCGCTGTACTCACCGATGGACGACGACCGGCTGACCTGCGCGCTCACGTCGTTCAACCCGTTCCAGAACCCGGCGGACATCACCGACGAGGCCAAGTCGACGCGCCTCGTCGAACGGGTGCGCGACGAGTACGGCTACACGCTCAGGAACGTGGGCTTCGACGTGATCGGCTCGGACAAGCAGCACTTCCCGGTCCGGATCTCGACCCACCTCTTCCACAACGCCGACGACGTCGACGGCGTAGTGGCAGCGGTCTGGAAGGTCTCGAAGTCGCTGGCCTGA
- a CDS encoding RidA family protein: protein MEPRTHRTTWSRTLTVVAAVAVTAILGSGVLTGSHPAEAHGRYKHRVIETTEAPAAIGPYSQGIGAGRTAYVSGQLPIDPETGEVLADADIETQTRQVLRNVRAVVEADGMTMRHVVSTTVYLQDLDDFDRFNAAYAEFFPKAPPARATVEVGRLPRDVHVEISAIAVR, encoded by the coding sequence ATGGAACCCCGAACCCACCGGACCACCTGGAGCAGGACCCTCACCGTCGTCGCCGCCGTGGCCGTCACGGCGATACTCGGGAGCGGCGTGCTGACGGGATCCCATCCCGCCGAGGCGCACGGCCGCTACAAGCACCGGGTCATCGAGACCACGGAGGCCCCCGCCGCCATCGGCCCCTACTCACAAGGCATCGGCGCGGGCCGTACCGCGTACGTCTCGGGTCAGCTGCCGATCGACCCGGAGACGGGCGAGGTGCTCGCCGACGCCGACATCGAGACGCAGACCCGCCAGGTGCTGCGCAACGTCCGTGCCGTCGTCGAGGCCGACGGCATGACCATGCGGCACGTCGTGAGCACCACGGTCTACCTGCAGGACCTCGACGACTTCGACCGCTTCAACGCCGCCTACGCCGAGTTCTTCCCCAAGGCACCGCCCGCGCGGGCCACCGTCGAGGTCGGGCGCCTGCCACGCGACGTCCACGTCGAGATCTCCGCCATCGCCGTTCGCTGA
- a CDS encoding acetamidase, producing MVSDLEVVTLEPTPDQLVYSFGGHEPLLRVRPGTVVELATEDCFGGRVRTVDDLPSRVCEFPYLNPVTGPIHVEGARPGDVLAVHFAEITPARDWAVSSTFPHFGALTTTHATAMLHPPLDELVWRYDVDRERGTCRFHARHSEHEVELPLDPMHGTVGVAPAAGEVLMSITPGAHGGNMDTPELRAGTTVYLGVNVDGGLLAIGDGHCRQGEGEVCGTGVEAAMRTTVVVDLLRGGAPAWPRLESDDHLMSTGSVRPLEDAFRVSQHDLTGWTGTLLGLHELDAYQLVSQAGLAPAGNVVDPNYTMVAKLPKTVLGGAQAYDGMHERLRERAAAYLRERS from the coding sequence ATGGTGAGTGACCTCGAGGTCGTCACGCTGGAGCCCACGCCCGACCAGCTGGTGTACTCGTTCGGCGGTCATGAGCCGCTGCTCCGGGTGCGTCCGGGAACGGTCGTCGAGCTGGCGACCGAGGACTGCTTCGGTGGCCGGGTCCGCACGGTCGACGACCTGCCGAGCCGGGTCTGCGAGTTCCCCTACCTCAACCCGGTGACCGGTCCGATCCATGTGGAGGGCGCACGCCCCGGCGACGTCCTCGCCGTGCACTTCGCCGAGATCACGCCGGCGCGTGACTGGGCCGTGTCGTCCACCTTCCCGCACTTCGGCGCGCTGACCACCACGCACGCGACGGCGATGCTCCACCCGCCACTCGACGAGCTCGTCTGGCGCTACGACGTCGACCGCGAGCGCGGCACCTGCCGGTTCCACGCCAGGCACAGCGAACACGAGGTCGAGCTGCCGCTCGACCCCATGCACGGCACGGTCGGCGTCGCACCGGCGGCGGGTGAGGTGCTGATGAGCATCACGCCGGGCGCGCACGGCGGCAACATGGACACCCCCGAGCTGCGGGCGGGCACGACGGTGTACCTCGGCGTCAACGTCGACGGCGGCCTCCTCGCCATCGGCGACGGGCACTGCCGGCAGGGCGAAGGCGAGGTCTGCGGCACGGGTGTCGAGGCGGCCATGCGCACGACGGTCGTCGTCGACCTGCTCCGCGGCGGCGCTCCTGCCTGGCCGCGCCTGGAGAGCGACGACCACCTCATGTCGACCGGGTCGGTACGGCCGCTCGAGGACGCGTTCCGGGTGAGTCAGCACGACCTCACCGGCTGGACGGGGACACTGCTCGGGCTCCACGAGCTCGACGCGTACCAGCTGGTCAGCCAGGCCGGTCTCGCTCCCGCGGGCAACGTCGTCGACCCGAACTACACGATGGTCGCCAAGCTCCCCAAGACGGTGCTCGGCGGCGCGCAGGCGTACGACGGCATGCACGAGCGCCTGCGCGAACGGGCTGCCGCCTACCTCCGCGAGCGCTCCTGA
- a CDS encoding amino acid permease gives MVPIAPFGIFGGVFQASGGMVALAYAIGMLAMMFTANSYAQMARSFPMAGSVYTYAGRGIGAPVGFLAGWMILLDYVLVPGLLYLVASVAMSSIVPVVPVWLWLVAFVVLNTAVNYLGIEMTARVTKVMLVAELIVLALFLVIGVVALAQGKASSSGLSPFFNPSTFSWGVVFGAVSVAVLSFLGFDAISTLAEENKEKARALGRAMVAALLLAGALFIAQTWVAALLVPNPAELIEAGDPNGTAFYDAAGVAGGAWLKGLTALATAIAWGFANSLVAQAATSRLLYAMARDRQLPRFLSRVHPKRRVPVNATLIVAAASLVLGIGMSLRDDGITLLSSLVNFGAMTAFLVLHVSVVVHHVVRNGSRRWWPHLVAPVIGFGILVYVVVNARVAAQTLGFAWLGVGCVILVGLVLAGRRPRIAGVSAGEANDGE, from the coding sequence ATGGTGCCGATCGCGCCCTTCGGCATCTTCGGCGGCGTCTTCCAGGCATCGGGCGGCATGGTCGCACTCGCGTACGCGATCGGGATGCTCGCGATGATGTTCACCGCCAACTCGTACGCCCAGATGGCACGGTCGTTCCCGATGGCGGGCTCGGTCTACACGTACGCGGGACGTGGCATCGGCGCGCCCGTCGGGTTCCTCGCCGGTTGGATGATCCTGCTCGACTACGTGCTGGTGCCCGGCCTGCTCTACCTCGTCGCCAGCGTCGCGATGAGCTCGATCGTCCCCGTCGTACCCGTGTGGCTCTGGCTCGTGGCGTTCGTCGTGCTCAACACCGCGGTCAACTACCTCGGCATCGAGATGACCGCCCGCGTCACCAAGGTGATGCTCGTCGCCGAGCTGATCGTGCTCGCTCTGTTCCTGGTCATCGGCGTCGTCGCGCTGGCCCAGGGCAAGGCCAGCAGCTCCGGTCTCAGCCCGTTCTTCAACCCGTCGACGTTCTCCTGGGGTGTCGTCTTCGGCGCGGTGTCGGTCGCCGTGCTGAGCTTCCTCGGGTTCGACGCGATCTCGACGCTCGCGGAGGAGAACAAGGAGAAGGCGCGCGCGCTCGGCCGCGCCATGGTCGCCGCGCTGCTCCTGGCCGGCGCGCTGTTCATCGCCCAGACCTGGGTGGCGGCACTGCTGGTGCCGAACCCCGCCGAGCTGATCGAGGCGGGAGACCCGAACGGCACGGCGTTCTACGACGCCGCCGGCGTCGCGGGCGGCGCGTGGCTCAAGGGGCTGACGGCGCTGGCGACCGCGATCGCCTGGGGCTTCGCCAACTCCCTCGTCGCGCAGGCCGCCACGTCGCGTCTGCTGTACGCGATGGCGCGGGACCGGCAGCTGCCGCGCTTCCTCTCCCGCGTGCACCCGAAGCGGCGCGTGCCGGTCAACGCCACGCTCATCGTCGCGGCCGCGTCGCTCGTCCTCGGCATCGGGATGTCCCTGCGCGACGACGGCATCACGCTGCTCAGCTCGCTGGTCAACTTCGGTGCGATGACGGCCTTCCTGGTCCTGCACGTGTCCGTGGTCGTCCACCACGTCGTCCGCAACGGCAGCAGGCGCTGGTGGCCGCACCTGGTCGCACCGGTGATCGGCTTCGGCATCCTCGTCTACGTCGTCGTCAACGCGAGGGTGGCCGCGCAGACGCTCGGTTTCGCGTGGCTCGGCGTCGGCTGCGTCATACTCGTCGGCCTGGTCCTGGCCGGTCGCCGGCCGCGGATCGCCGGTGTCTCGGCAGGAGAGGCGAACGATGGTGAGTGA
- a CDS encoding ABC transporter substrate-binding protein, whose translation MAEEALRDPAELLVGGPDRHALRVGLLVPVSGTLGLVGPAAIDCAVLATEEVNAAGGVGGRPLELVLVDAGRAPAEVARETGTLLDAGLVEVLAGVHASDVHRAVEHAVAGRAPYVFTPPHEGGARRAGVVLMGESPTEQLAPPVRWLTAHRRARRWALVGNDYIWPRAMHGAARRLLRDAGADVVLERLVPLGQVDPGPLIDALRRHRADALLLSLVGRDLVVFNRTFRHAGMGDTVVRLSGALEENGLLAAGGDESGELYATMRSFATMRDERQVALHERHRARFGAQAPVVGAYAEGCYDGLHLTAALGAAGATRVADVTRVAGRLLSGTTDRQVRRAWAAAPLGPPPRRVHLARADGFDLSVVASF comes from the coding sequence GTGGCCGAGGAGGCGTTGCGCGATCCCGCCGAGCTGCTCGTCGGCGGTCCCGACCGGCACGCCTTACGGGTCGGCCTTCTCGTCCCCGTGTCCGGCACGCTCGGACTCGTCGGACCGGCAGCCATCGACTGCGCCGTGCTCGCCACCGAGGAGGTCAACGCCGCGGGCGGTGTCGGCGGGCGGCCGCTCGAGCTGGTCCTGGTCGACGCCGGCCGCGCCCCCGCCGAGGTCGCGCGGGAGACCGGCACACTCCTCGACGCGGGCCTGGTGGAGGTGCTCGCCGGCGTGCACGCGAGCGACGTCCACCGCGCGGTCGAGCACGCCGTCGCCGGTCGCGCGCCGTACGTGTTCACGCCGCCGCACGAGGGTGGGGCGCGACGCGCGGGCGTCGTGCTGATGGGCGAGTCGCCCACCGAGCAGCTGGCTCCCCCCGTCCGATGGCTCACCGCGCACCGCAGGGCCCGCCGCTGGGCGCTCGTCGGCAACGACTACATCTGGCCGCGCGCGATGCACGGCGCGGCGCGGCGGCTGCTCCGCGACGCGGGTGCCGACGTCGTGCTGGAACGCCTCGTGCCGCTGGGGCAGGTCGACCCCGGTCCGCTGATCGACGCACTCCGCCGGCACCGTGCCGACGCTCTGCTGCTCAGCCTCGTCGGACGCGACCTGGTCGTGTTCAACCGGACGTTCAGGCACGCCGGCATGGGCGACACCGTCGTCCGCCTCTCCGGCGCGCTGGAGGAGAACGGGCTGCTGGCCGCGGGCGGCGACGAGAGCGGAGAGCTGTACGCGACCATGCGGTCGTTCGCCACCATGCGCGACGAGCGGCAGGTCGCGCTGCACGAGCGGCATCGCGCCCGGTTCGGCGCGCAGGCACCGGTCGTGGGCGCGTACGCCGAGGGGTGCTACGACGGACTGCACCTGACGGCGGCGCTCGGTGCCGCGGGCGCGACCCGGGTGGCCGACGTCACACGCGTCGCCGGCCGGCTGCTGTCCGGCACGACCGACCGGCAGGTCAGGCGGGCGTGGGCGGCCGCGCCGCTCGGCCCGCCGCCACGACGCGTGCACCTGGCCAGGGCGGACGGCTTCGACCTCTCCGTCGTCGCGAGCTTCTGA
- a CDS encoding MarR family transcriptional regulator produces MAAGPTSPSVPDTGTRRPTRKACRSGPPTSSSAGSRNASSATTGRVCSPKLRRPRVNGGVAVAARTVGRPLVDALTFAQRRLGRGLASALSDEGATVDQWRLLRVLGDGQGHPMGELATLVHVPHATLTRIVDGLVDSALVYRRQSVADRRRVDVFLSTRGRTRLRRLEAIVAAHEDAVAEAVGRDRLDALRAALAVLDD; encoded by the coding sequence ATGGCTGCCGGTCCGACGAGTCCGAGCGTGCCGGACACGGGGACGAGAAGGCCGACCCGTAAGGCGTGCCGGTCGGGACCGCCGACGAGCAGCTCGGCGGGATCGCGCAACGCCTCCTCGGCCACCACCGGTCGAGTATGCTCGCCGAAACTGCGGCGGCCAAGGGTGAATGGCGGGGTTGCGGTGGCGGCGAGGACAGTCGGCAGGCCGCTCGTCGACGCGCTGACGTTTGCTCAGCGCAGGCTCGGTCGCGGCCTCGCCAGCGCGCTGTCCGACGAGGGAGCGACCGTCGACCAGTGGCGCCTCCTCCGGGTGCTCGGCGACGGGCAGGGGCATCCGATGGGTGAGCTCGCGACCCTCGTCCACGTCCCGCACGCCACGCTGACCCGCATCGTCGACGGGCTCGTCGACTCCGCGCTCGTCTACCGCCGCCAGTCCGTCGCTGACCGGCGACGGGTCGACGTCTTCTTGTCCACCCGCGGACGTACGAGGCTGCGCAGGCTCGAGGCGATCGTGGCGGCGCACGAGGACGCGGTGGCCGAGGCGGTCGGCCGCGACCGGCTGGACGCGCTGCGCGCCGCGCTCGCCGTCCTCGACGACTAG